From Peromyscus eremicus chromosome 3, PerEre_H2_v1, whole genome shotgun sequence, one genomic window encodes:
- the Nod1 gene encoding nucleotide-binding oligomerization domain-containing protein 1 — protein MEKQGHHEMEAIPLGCHSYIKLLKINREHLVTNIRNTQCLLDNLLKNGYFSAEDAEIVCACPTKPDKVRKILDLVQSKGEEVSEFFLYVLQQLEDAYVDLRLWLSEIGFSPSQLIRSKTIVNTDPVSRYTQQLRHQLGRDSKFMMCYAQKEDLLLEETYMDTLMELVGFNNENLGSLGGLDCLLDHSTGILNEHGETVFVFGDAGVGKSMLLQRLQSLWASGRLASTAKFFFHFRCRMFSCFKESDTLSLQDLLFKHFCYPEQDPEEVFSFLQRFPHTALFTFDGLDELHSDFDLSRVPDSCCPWEPAHPLVLLANLLSGRLLKGAGKLLTARTGVEVPRQLLRKKVLLRGFSPGHLRAYARRMFPERIAHEHLLQQLDANPNLCSLCAVPLFCWIIFRCFQHFHTAFEGSSQLPDCAVTLTDVFLLVTEVHLNRTQPSSLVQRNTRSPAETLRAGWRTLHALGQVAHQGTDKSLFVFGQEEVQASKLQEGDLQLGFLRPLPDVGPEQGQQSYEFFHLTLQAFFTAFFLVADDKVGTRELLRFFREWTSPGETSSMSCYPSFFSFQCLGGGSRLGPDPFRNKDHFQFTNLFLCGLLAKARQKLLRQLVPKATLRRKRKALWAHLFASLRSYLKSLPRVQSGGFNQVHAMPTFLWMLRCIYETQSQKVGRLAARGISADYLKLAFCNACSADCSALSFVLNHFHRQLALDLDNNNLNDYGVQELQPCFSRLTVIRLSVNQITDTGAKVLCEGLTKYRIVTFLGLYNNQITDIGARYVAQILDECRSLTHLKLGKNRITSEGGKCVALAVKNSTSIIDVGMWGNQIGDEGAKAFAEALRDHRSLTNLSLASNDISPEGGKSLAQALKQNNSLSIFWLTKNELNDEAAECFAEMLKVNQTLKHLWLIQNHITAKGTAQLAEALQKNTTITEICLNGNLIKPEEAKDFENEKRIICF, from the exons ATGGAAAAGCAGGGCCATCATGAGATGGAAGCCATCCCATTGGGCTGTCACTCCTACATTAAACTGTTGAAGATCAACAGGGAACATCTGGTCACCAACATCCGTAACACTCAGTGTCTGCTGGACAACTTGCTGAAGAATGGCTACTTCTCAGCTGAAGATGCAGAGATCGTGTGTGCTTgtcccaccaagcctgacaag GTCCGAAAAATTCTTGACCTGGTGCAGAGCAAAGGTGAAGAGGTGTCCGAGTTCTTCCTCTACGTGCTCCAGCAGCTCGAGGACGCTTATGTGGACCTCAGGCTGTGGCTATCGGAGATCGGCTTCTCTCCTTCCCAGCTCATTCGGAGCAAAACCATCGTCAATACTGACCCAG TGAGCAGGTACACCCAGCAGCTGCGACACCAACTGGGCCGCGACTCCAAGTTCATGATGTGCTACGCCCAAAAAGAGGACCTGCTGCTGGAGGAGACCTACATGGACACACTCATGGAGCTAGTAGGCTTCAACAACGAAAACCTGGGCAGCCTGGGAGGCCTGGACTGCCTGCTGGACCACAGCACCGGCATCCTCAATGAGCATGGCGAGACTGTCTTCGTGTTTGGGGACGCGGGAGTGGGCAAGTCCATGCTGCTGCAGCGGCTGCAGAGCCTCTGGGCGTCCGGCAGACTGGCCTCCACAGCCAAGTTCTTCTTCCACTTCCGCTGCCGCATGTTCAGCTGCTTCAAGGAGAGCGACACGCTGAGTCTGCAGGACCTGCTCTTCAAGCACTTCTGCTACCCGGAGCAGGACCCCGAGGAGGTGTTCTCCTTCCTGCAACGCTTTCCCCACACAGCGCTCTTCACTTTCGACGGCTTGGATGAGCTGCACTCGGACTTCGACCTGAGCCGTGTGCCGGACAGCTGCTGCCCCTGGGAGCCGGCACACCCGCTGGTCTTACTGGCCAACCTCCTAAGCGGGAGGCTGCTCAAGGGCGCCGGCAAGCTGCTCACTGCCCGTACAGGCGTGGAGGTCCCCCGCCAGCTTCTGCGCAAAAAGGTGCTGCTCCGGGGCTTCTCCCCCGGCCACCTGCGCGCCTATGCCCGCAGGATGTTCCCCGAGCGCATAGCTCATGAGCATCTGCTGCAGCAGCTGGATGCCAACCCCAACCTCTGCAGCCTGTGCGCCGTGCCGCTCTTCTGCTGGATCATCTTCCGCTGCTTCCAGCATTTCCACACGGCCTTCGAGGGCTCCTCCCAGCTACCAGACTGTGCCGTGACCCTAACCGATGTCTTCCTGCTGGTCACTGAGGTGCATCTGAACAGGACGCAGCCCAGCAGCCTGGTGCAGCGCAATACCCGCAGCCCGGCAGAGACACTGCGCGCAGGCTGGCGCACGCTGCACGCGCTGGGCCAGGTGGCGCACCAAGGCACCGACAAGAGCCTCTTTGTGTTTGGCCAGGAGGAGGTGCAGGCATCTAAGCTGCAGGAAGGGGATCTGCAGCTGGGCTTCCTGCGGCCTCTGCCCGACGTGGGCCCTGAGCAGGGCCAGCAGTCCTATGAATTTTTCCATCTCACGCTCCAGGCTTTCTTCACTGCCTTCTTCCTGGTGGCAGATGACAAAGTGGGCACCCGGGAGTTGTTGAGGTTCTTTCGAGAGTGGACGTCTCCTGGGGAGACATCAAGCATGTCCTGCTATCCGTCCTTCTTCTCCTTTCAGTGCCTGGGTGGCGGTAGCCGGTTGGGCCCTGATCCCTTCAGGAATAAAGACCACTTCCAGTTCACCAACCTCTTTCTGTGTGGGCTGCTGGCCAAAGCCAGACAGAAACTCCTTCGGCAGCTGGTGCCCAAGGCTACCCTGAGGAGGAAGCGCAAGGCCCTATGGGCTCACCTGTTTGCCAGCCTGCGCTCCTACCTGAAGAGTCTGCCCCGGGTCCAGAGCGGAGGCTTTAATCAGGTGCATGCCATGCCCACATTCCTGTGGATGCTGCGCTGCATCTACGAGACACAGAGCCAGAAGGTGGGACGCCTAGCTGCCAGGGGCATCAGTGCCGACTACCTCAAGCTGGCCTTCTGCAATGCTTGCTCTGCGGACTGCAGCGCCCTGTCCTTCGTCCTGAACCATTTCCACAGGCAGCTGGCCCTAGATCTGGACAACAACAACCTCAATGACTATGGAGTGCAGGAGCTGCAGCCTTGCTTCAGCCGCCTCACGGTTATCAG ACTCAGTGTCAATCAGATCACGGACACAGGGGCCAAGGTGTTGTGTGAAGGACTGACCAAGTACAGAATCGTGACATTTCTGGG CTTGTACAACAACCAGATCACTGATATTGGAGCCAGGTATGTGGCCCAAATCCTGGATGAATGCAGAAGCCTCACGCACCTTAA ACTGGGGAAAAACAGAATAACAAGTGAGGGTGGGaagtgtgtggctctggctgtgaAGAACAGCACCTCCATCATTGATGTTGG GATGTGGGGCAACCAGATTGGGGATGAAGGGGCCAAGGCCTTCGCAGAGGCATTGAGGGACCACCGCAGCCTGACCAACCTCAG TCTTGCATCCAACGATATCTCCCCAGAGGGAGGGAAGAGCCTCGCACAGGCCCTGAAGCAGAACAACTCTCTGTCAATATTCTG GCTGACAAAAAATGAACTTAATGATGAGGCAGCAGAGTGCTTCGCGGAGATGCTGAAAGTCAACCAGACACTGAAGCATTTATG GCTTATTCAGAATCATATCACAGCCAAGGGGACAGCCCAACTGGCTGAGGCATTGCAGAAGAACACCACCATAACAGAGATCTG